From Anopheles arabiensis isolate DONGOLA chromosome 3, AaraD3, whole genome shotgun sequence, a single genomic window includes:
- the LOC120900162 gene encoding E3 ubiquitin-protein ligase RMND5A isoform X3 — protein MDSCAAVEKEVEKVINKFSAINDHSQRIIGDVISLIEKLRSSIAEGNPDSKVTAGQVDVLNEALSKTKDKLHRLTTEHRDLHGTVSKVGKAIDRNFVADFTATSRTDVFQTERNVMLLNKIMAQHFYRQGMDDVADALIKESGLPAEDIVPEPYAELHRIWEAIHTGNLAPALDWAARYSAELDARNSTLEFKLHRLAFMQILNGGVQAQTDAIAYARSNFAKFVRRFEKDIQILMGTLIYLQIGIHNSPYKYLTAPEMWIETADVFLKDACQLLGINKDSPLSVIVNAGCTALPALLNLKQVMMSRQVTGIWNGRDELPIEIELEPDNRFHSIFACPILRQQSSEDNPPMKLLCGHVISRDALNKLSNGPILKCPYCPMEQCPSDAKLIYF, from the exons ATGGATTCCTGTGCTGCCGTCGAGAAGGAGGTGGAGAAGGTGATCAACAAATTTTCCGCTATTAACGATCACTCCCAGCGCATCATCGGCGATGTGATTTCGCTGATCGAGAAGCTTCGTTCGTCCATCGCGGAAG GTAACCCCGACAGCAAAGTTACGGCCGGCCAGGTGGACGTGCTGAACGAGGCGCTCAGCAAGACGAAGGACAAGCTGCACCGTCTCACGACCGAGCACCGCGACCTGCACGGTACGGTCAGCAAGGTGGGCAAGGCGATCGACCGCAACTTTGTCGCCGACTTTACGGCCACCTCGCGCACGGACGTGTTCCAGACGGAGCGCAACGTGATGCTGCTGAACAAAATCATGGCCCAGCACTTCTACCGCCAGGGCATGGACGACGTGGCGGACGCACTGATCAAGGAGTCGGGCCTGCCGGCGGAGGACATCGTGCCGGAACCGTACGCCGAGCTGCACCGCATCTGGGAGGCGATTCACACCGGCAATCTGGCCCCCGCCCTCGACTGGGCCGCCCGCTACTCGGCCGAGCTGGATGCGCGCAACAGCACGCTCGAGTTCAAGCTGCACCGGCTGGCGTTCATGCAGATACTGAACGGCGGGGTGCAGGCGCAAACGGATGCGATCGCGTACGCCCGCTCCAACTTTGCCAAGTTTGTGCGGCGCTTCGAGAAGGACATCCAGATCCTGATGGGGACGCTGATCTACCTGCAGATCGGCATACACAACTCACCGTACAAGTACCTCACCGCGCCGGAGATGTGGATCGAGACGGCGGACGTGTTCCTCAAGGATGCCTGCCAGCTGCTGGGCATCAACAAGGATTCGCCCCTGTCCGTGATTGTGAACGCGGGCTGTACCGCGCTGCCCGCGCTGCTCAATCTCAAGCAGGTGATGATGTCGCGCCAGGTGACGGGCATCTGGAACGGTCGCGATGAGCTGCCT ATCGAAATTGAGCTAGAGCCGGACAATCGGTTTCACTCCATCTTCGCTTGTCCCATTCTGCGGCAGCAGAGTTCGGAAGACAACCCGCCGATGAAGCTGCTGTGCGGTCACGTCATATCCCGCGATGCGCTTAACAAACTTAGCAATGGACCGAT ATTAAAGTGTCCCTACTGCCCCATGGAGCAGTGCCCATCGGATGCCAAGCTGATCTACTTCTGA
- the LOC120900162 gene encoding E3 ubiquitin-protein ligase RMND5A isoform X1 → MDSCAAVEKEVEKVINKFSAINDHSQRIIGDVISLIEKLRSSIAEGKAGVQRSSPYLPSHLVQKCINTPFPLPPPLPLLGNPDSKVTAGQVDVLNEALSKTKDKLHRLTTEHRDLHGTVSKVGKAIDRNFVADFTATSRTDVFQTERNVMLLNKIMAQHFYRQGMDDVADALIKESGLPAEDIVPEPYAELHRIWEAIHTGNLAPALDWAARYSAELDARNSTLEFKLHRLAFMQILNGGVQAQTDAIAYARSNFAKFVRRFEKDIQILMGTLIYLQIGIHNSPYKYLTAPEMWIETADVFLKDACQLLGINKDSPLSVIVNAGCTALPALLNLKQVMMSRQVTGIWNGRDELPIEIELEPDNRFHSIFACPILRQQSSEDNPPMKLLCGHVISRDALNKLSNGPILKCPYCPMEQCPSDAKLIYF, encoded by the exons ATGGATTCCTGTGCTGCCGTCGAGAAGGAGGTGGAGAAGGTGATCAACAAATTTTCCGCTATTAACGATCACTCCCAGCGCATCATCGGCGATGTGATTTCGCTGATCGAGAAGCTTCGTTCGTCCATCGCGGAAGGTAAAGCGGGCGTTCAGCGCTCCTCCCCATATTTGCCCTCTCATCTGGTGCAGAAATGTATAAACACTCCATTCCCtctccccccaccccttcCACTTTTAGGTAACCCCGACAGCAAAGTTACGGCCGGCCAGGTGGACGTGCTGAACGAGGCGCTCAGCAAGACGAAGGACAAGCTGCACCGTCTCACGACCGAGCACCGCGACCTGCACGGTACGGTCAGCAAGGTGGGCAAGGCGATCGACCGCAACTTTGTCGCCGACTTTACGGCCACCTCGCGCACGGACGTGTTCCAGACGGAGCGCAACGTGATGCTGCTGAACAAAATCATGGCCCAGCACTTCTACCGCCAGGGCATGGACGACGTGGCGGACGCACTGATCAAGGAGTCGGGCCTGCCGGCGGAGGACATCGTGCCGGAACCGTACGCCGAGCTGCACCGCATCTGGGAGGCGATTCACACCGGCAATCTGGCCCCCGCCCTCGACTGGGCCGCCCGCTACTCGGCCGAGCTGGATGCGCGCAACAGCACGCTCGAGTTCAAGCTGCACCGGCTGGCGTTCATGCAGATACTGAACGGCGGGGTGCAGGCGCAAACGGATGCGATCGCGTACGCCCGCTCCAACTTTGCCAAGTTTGTGCGGCGCTTCGAGAAGGACATCCAGATCCTGATGGGGACGCTGATCTACCTGCAGATCGGCATACACAACTCACCGTACAAGTACCTCACCGCGCCGGAGATGTGGATCGAGACGGCGGACGTGTTCCTCAAGGATGCCTGCCAGCTGCTGGGCATCAACAAGGATTCGCCCCTGTCCGTGATTGTGAACGCGGGCTGTACCGCGCTGCCCGCGCTGCTCAATCTCAAGCAGGTGATGATGTCGCGCCAGGTGACGGGCATCTGGAACGGTCGCGATGAGCTGCCT ATCGAAATTGAGCTAGAGCCGGACAATCGGTTTCACTCCATCTTCGCTTGTCCCATTCTGCGGCAGCAGAGTTCGGAAGACAACCCGCCGATGAAGCTGCTGTGCGGTCACGTCATATCCCGCGATGCGCTTAACAAACTTAGCAATGGACCGAT ATTAAAGTGTCCCTACTGCCCCATGGAGCAGTGCCCATCGGATGCCAAGCTGATCTACTTCTGA
- the LOC120900162 gene encoding E3 ubiquitin-protein ligase RMND5A isoform X2, which yields MDSCAAVEKEVEKVINKFSAINDHSQRIIGDVISLIEKLRSSIAEGNPDSKVTAGQVDVLNEALSKTKDKLHRLTTEHRDLHGTVSKVGKAIDRNFVADFTATSRTDVFQTERNVMLLNKIMAQHFYRQGMDDVADALIKESGLPAEDIVPEPYAELHRIWEAIHTGNLAPALDWAARYSAELDARNSTLEFKLHRLAFMQILNGGVQAQTDAIAYARSNFAKFVRRFEKDIQILMGTLIYLQIGIHNSPYKYLTAPEMWIETADVFLKDACQLLGINKDSPLSVIVNAGCTALPALLNLKQVMMSRQVTGIWNGRDELPIEIELEPDNRFHSIFACPILRQQSSEDNPPMKLLCGHVISRDALNKLSNGPIMNNTFRLKCPYCPMEQCPSDAKLIYF from the exons ATGGATTCCTGTGCTGCCGTCGAGAAGGAGGTGGAGAAGGTGATCAACAAATTTTCCGCTATTAACGATCACTCCCAGCGCATCATCGGCGATGTGATTTCGCTGATCGAGAAGCTTCGTTCGTCCATCGCGGAAG GTAACCCCGACAGCAAAGTTACGGCCGGCCAGGTGGACGTGCTGAACGAGGCGCTCAGCAAGACGAAGGACAAGCTGCACCGTCTCACGACCGAGCACCGCGACCTGCACGGTACGGTCAGCAAGGTGGGCAAGGCGATCGACCGCAACTTTGTCGCCGACTTTACGGCCACCTCGCGCACGGACGTGTTCCAGACGGAGCGCAACGTGATGCTGCTGAACAAAATCATGGCCCAGCACTTCTACCGCCAGGGCATGGACGACGTGGCGGACGCACTGATCAAGGAGTCGGGCCTGCCGGCGGAGGACATCGTGCCGGAACCGTACGCCGAGCTGCACCGCATCTGGGAGGCGATTCACACCGGCAATCTGGCCCCCGCCCTCGACTGGGCCGCCCGCTACTCGGCCGAGCTGGATGCGCGCAACAGCACGCTCGAGTTCAAGCTGCACCGGCTGGCGTTCATGCAGATACTGAACGGCGGGGTGCAGGCGCAAACGGATGCGATCGCGTACGCCCGCTCCAACTTTGCCAAGTTTGTGCGGCGCTTCGAGAAGGACATCCAGATCCTGATGGGGACGCTGATCTACCTGCAGATCGGCATACACAACTCACCGTACAAGTACCTCACCGCGCCGGAGATGTGGATCGAGACGGCGGACGTGTTCCTCAAGGATGCCTGCCAGCTGCTGGGCATCAACAAGGATTCGCCCCTGTCCGTGATTGTGAACGCGGGCTGTACCGCGCTGCCCGCGCTGCTCAATCTCAAGCAGGTGATGATGTCGCGCCAGGTGACGGGCATCTGGAACGGTCGCGATGAGCTGCCT ATCGAAATTGAGCTAGAGCCGGACAATCGGTTTCACTCCATCTTCGCTTGTCCCATTCTGCGGCAGCAGAGTTCGGAAGACAACCCGCCGATGAAGCTGCTGTGCGGTCACGTCATATCCCGCGATGCGCTTAACAAACTTAGCAATGGACCGAT CATGAACAATACTTTCAGATTAAAGTGTCCCTACTGCCCCATGGAGCAGTGCCCATCGGATGCCAAGCTGATCTACTTCTGA